One window from the genome of Oryza glaberrima chromosome 3, OglaRS2, whole genome shotgun sequence encodes:
- the LOC127765057 gene encoding SCARECROW-LIKE protein 7: MAYMCADSGNLMAIAQQVIQQQQQQQQQQQRHHHHHHLPPPPPPQSMAPHHHQQKHHHHHQQMPAMPQAPPSSHGQIPGQLAYGGGAAWPAGEHFFADAFGASAGDAVFSDLAAAADFDSDGWMESLIGDAPFQDSDLERLIFTTPPPPVPSPPPTHAAATATATATAATAAPRPEAAPALLPQPAAATPVACSSPSPSSADASCSAPILQSLLSCSRAAATDPGLAAAELASVRAAATDAGDPSERLAFYFADALSRRLACGTGAPPSAEPDARFASDELTLCYKTLNDACPYSKFAHLTANQAILEATGAATKIHIVDFGIVQGIQWAALLQALATRPEGKPTRIRITGVPSPLLGPQPAASLAATNTRLRDFAKLLGVDFEFVPLLRPVHELNKSDFLVEPDEAVAVNFMLQLYHLLGDSDELVRRVLRLAKSLSPAVVTLGEYEVSLNRAGFVDRFANALSYYRSLFESLDVAMTRDSPERARVERWMFGERIQRAVGPEEGADRTERMAGSSEWQTLMEWCGFEPVPLSNYARSQADLLLWNYDSKYKYSLVELPPAFLSLAWEKRPLLTVSAWR; this comes from the coding sequence ATGGCGTACATGTGCGCGGACAGCGGCAACCTCATGGCCATCGCGCAGCAGGTgatccagcagcagcagcagcagcagcagcagcagcagaggcaccaccaccaccaccatctgccgccgccgccgccgccgcagtcgatggcgccgcaccaccaccagcagaagcaccaccaccaccaccagcagatGCCGGCGATGCCGCAGGCGCCGCCCTCGTCGCACGGCCAGATCCCGGGCCAGCTCGCgtacggtggcggcgcggcgtggcccGCCGGGGAGCACTTCTTCGCGGACGCGTTCGGGGCGTCCGCGGGGGACGCGGTGTTCTCCGAcctcgcggcggccgcggactTCGACTCTGATGGGTGGATGGAGAGCCTTATTGGGGACGCCCCCTTCCAGGACTCCGACCTGGAACGCCTCATCttcaccaccccgccgccgcccgtgccgtCCCCACCCCCCAcgcatgccgccgccaccgccaccgccaccgccaccgccgccaccgccgctcctcgaCCTGAGGCTGCACCGGCTTTGCTCCCCCAGCCTGCTGCTGCGACCCCGGTGGCGTGTTCGTCTCCGAGTCCGAGTTCCGCGGACGCCTCCTGCTCCGCTCCCATCCTCCAGTCCCTCCTGTCCTGCtcccgcgcggcggcgaccgaccctggcctcgccgccgcggagctcgccagcgtccgcgccgccgcgactGACGCCGGGGACCCATCTGAGCGCTTGGCCTTCTACTTCGCTGACGCGCTTAGTCGCCGCCTTGCGTGCGGCACCGGAGCTCCGCCCTCCGCGGAGCCGGACGCGCGGTTCGCCTCCGACGAGCTCACGCTCTGCTACAAGACGCTCAACGACGCCTGCCCCTACTCCAAGTTCGCGCACCTCACCGCCAACCAGGCCATCCTGGAGGCCACCGGCGCGGCGACCAAGATCCACATAGTTGACTTCGGGATCGTGCAGGGCATCCAGTGGGCGGCGCTGCTTCAGGCGCTCGCCACCCGGCCCGAGGGGAAGCCAACGCGGATACGGATCACCGGCGTCCCCTCGCCGCTCCTGGGGCCGCAGCCCGCGgcgtccctcgccgccaccaatACCCGTCTCCGTGACTTCGCCAAGCTCCTCGGGGTGGACTTCGAGTTCGTCCCATTGCTCCGGCCTGTGCACGAGCTCAACAAGTCGGATTTCTTGGTTGAACCTGACGAGGCCGTGGCCGTCAATTTCATGCTGCAGCTGTACCACCTTCTTGGCGACTCGGACGAGCTAGTGAGAAGAGTGCTTCGTCTTGCCAAATCGCTCAGTCCAGCAGTGGTCACACTTGGAGAGTACGAGGTCAGCCTGAACCGAGCTGGGTTCGTCGACCGGTTCGCCAATGCGTTGAGCTATTACCGGTCATTGTTCGAGTCGCTGGATGTGGCAATGACCCGGGACTCACCGGAGAGGGCGAGGGTGGAGCGTTGGATGTTCGGGGAGCGAATTCAGAGGGCCGTCGGGCCGGAGGAAGGCGCAGACCGGACGGAGAGGATGGCCGGCAGCAGCGAGTGGCAGACCCTGATGGAGTGGTGCGGCTTCGAGCCCGTGCCGCTCAGCAACTATGCCAGGAGCCAGGCTGATCTTTTGCTCTGGAACTATGATTCCAAGTACAAGTATTCACTTGTTGAGTTGCCACCGGCGTTCTTGTCCTTGGCATGGGAGAAACGGCCATTGCTTACTGTGTCTGCTTGGAGGTGA